The Pocillopora verrucosa isolate sample1 chromosome 14, ASM3666991v2, whole genome shotgun sequence genome has a segment encoding these proteins:
- the LOC136278269 gene encoding uncharacterized protein → MSKKYKCPFPECTYETEEVTDALAAVLLSVHSSGVHVTPGTANTINPNSNTKLEKVRRPTISAAGSSEDWSHFLTRWGDYVAATNVTGKEKVIQLLECCDEQLRKDLTRNAGGSLTDKTADEVMAAIKKLAVREENAMVARVQLHNMRQDRDETIRSFGARLRGQAGVCKFLVTCPSCNIEVNYTENVLRDVLTRGLADSEIQLDLLGERNQDMSLEEVFQFIEAKEAGKRSAGRLSQSHSTDAAQSQYRHAKNDEVKQRKDGDANELCSYCNKRGHGKSAPTRIRRHDCPAYGTICDKCGRQNHFASVCRSRGKSNRPQQPPTPIGKSRETESAIFDSLCTTTSLSRPSKGVISLNHHLYCHLTDHWVRQPSKPQPFITLTATAHPEDYTALGYNPPKSQLATAQLSAMADTGCQSCLASIKVIRRLGLCESDLIPVTMKMHAVNNKGISILGAVILRFSGRSPSGKALESRQITEICKLLRAQTALHAPARVAPHRHTEPQPGTCSITIDDQLASSASSALNTIAVTWDRVKLATTSSRAMTQLIHLIETGFPKSRNELPPALREYHQFRKHLYTVDGIILYKNRIVIPPSLRQHILTVLHSAHQGVTSMTARAESTVFWPGITPAIIALRETCNHCNRMAPSQPSSPPSPVVPPAYPFQCVCADFFHYKGVTYLVIVDRYSNWPLVERAREGSTGLIDCLRRTFATFGIPDELATDGGPEFTATATRQFLKDWGIHHRLSSVAFPHSNCRAEIGVKSVKRFITDNTTPSGSLDTDSFQRAVLQYRNTPDPNTQLSPAQCVFGRPIKDFIPILPGRYQPHPTWRDTLATREAALRNRHMKAAERWSEHTKRLPPLAVGNHVRIQNQTGPYPTKWDKTGVVVEVRQFDQYVIRIDGSGRMTTRNCKFLRKYLPVRTTPPHLTIDDDLRHLAMLPHRPPKPIAPTPAQARMPPQPSPAQPLTGPTPAAVTPDHHSPSPKPNAPQIQLSNQTPSPSPEHPSTATPRTHASSPQADPLAPSSPPKPPERPKKPPLALRRLRDFNSKGLLEQ, encoded by the exons ATGTCGAAGAAATACAAATGCCCATTCCCCGAATGCACCTACGAGACAGAGGAAGTTACAGACGCGCTCGCGGCCGTCCTTCTATCAGTGCACTCTTCGGGGGTACATGTCACTCCAGGAACAGCGAACACGATCAACCCCAACAGTAACACGAAACTCGAAAAAGTACGCCGTCCGACAATTTCGGCAGCGGGATCGAGTGAGGATTGGTCGCATTTTCTAACGCGTTGGGGCGATTATGTTGCGGCAACTAATGTCACCGGCAAAGAAAAGGTAATCCAGCTCCTCGAGTGCTGCGATGAACAACTTCGCAAAGACCTGACAAGAAACGCGGGCGGTTCCCTCACCGACAAAACCGCAGATGAGGTCATGGCAGCCATAAAAAAGCTTGCAGTACGGGAGGAAAACGCAATGGTCGCCCGTGTGCAGCTACACAACATGCGGCAAGACCGGGATGAGACGATCCGTAGTTTCGGTGCCCGCCTTCGCGGCCAAGCTGGTGTTTGCAAGTTTTTAGTCACTTGCCCTAGCTGCAACATAGAGGTCAACTATACGGAAAACGTCCTTCGCGATGTCCTCACACGTGGCCTGGCTGACAGCGAAATCCAATTAGACCTGTTGGGGGAACGAAACCAAGACATGAGCCTTGAGGAGGTGTTCCAATTCATTGAGGCAAAAGAGGCCGGCAAACGGTCAGCAGGCCGCCTGTCACAAAGCCACAGCACAGACGCCGCACAAAGTCAGTATCGTCATGCCAAAAATGATGAGGTCAAGCAACGTAAGGATGGGGACGCGAACGAACTGTGCTCTTATTGCAACAAGAGAGGGCATGGCAAGAGCGCGCCGACCAGAATCCGCCGTCATGACTGCCCAGCTTATGGCACCATCTGCGACAAGTGTGGACGGCAGAACCACTTTGCCAGCGTTTGCCGCAGCAGGGGCAAAAGCAACAGGCCCCAACAGCCGCCGACACCCATTGGCAAGAGCAGAGAAACGGAAAGCGCAATTTTTGACTCACTTTGCACCACAACTAGCCTCAGCAGGCCAAGCAAAGGGGTCATCTCACTCAACCACCACCTCTACTGCCACCTAACCGATCACTGGGTTCGACAGCCATCCAAGCCTCAACCGTTCATAACGCTTACAGCGACAGCCCATCCTGAAGACTACACAGCCCTTGGATACAACCCACCCAAATCACAGTTGGCAACAGCACAACTCTCTGCTATGGCTGACACAGGCTGCCAGAGCTGCTTGGCTAGCATAAAAGTCATCCGTCGTCTGGGCCTCTGTGAGAGTGACCTGATACCCGTCACTATGAAAATGCACGCTGTGAACAACAAAGGGATCAGCATCCTGGGCGCAGTCATCTTAAGGTTCTCGGGCAGGTCTCCATCCGGAAAAGCCCTGGAAAGCCGACAGATC ACAGAGATATGCAAACTTCTGAGGGCTCAGACAGCCCTCCATGCACCTGCCCGCGTCGCACCACACCGCCACACCGAACCACAACCGGGCACTTGCTCCATCACCATTGACGACCAGCTAGCCTCATCAGCCTCATCGGCATTAAACACTATTGCCGTCACATGGGATAGGGTCAAGCTGGCCACAACAAGCAGCAGGGCAATGACCCAGCTAATTCATCTTATCGAGACTGGATTCCCTAAATCCCGTAACGAGCTACCACCTGCCCTTCGGGAGTACCATCAATTTCGCAAACACCTCTATACAGTTGATGGCATCATCCTCTACAAGAATCGCATCGTGATACCACCCTCTCTCCGCCAGCATATTCTGACTGTCTTGCACTCAGCCCACCAAGGTGTGACTTCCATGACAGCACGCGCCGAAAGCACAGTGTTCTGGCCAGGCATCACCCCAGCCATCATTGCCCTACGGGAAACCTGCAACCACTGCAACCGCATGGCACCCTCTCAACCGAGTTCACCGCCCTCTCCAGTTGTACCCCCAGCCTACCCGTTCCAATGTGTTTGCGCCGACTTCTTTCACTACAAAGGGGTTACCTACCTTGTTATCGTAGACCGCTACTCCAACTGGCCCCTCGTTGAGCGAGCAAGAGAGGGATCTACAGGCCTGATTGACTGTCTACGACGAACCTTTGCCACATTCGGCATCCCAGACGAACTCGCAACAGATGGCGGCCCTGAATTCACAGCAACAGCCACACGCCAATTCCTGAAAGACTGGGGCATACACCACCGTCTGTCGTCAGTGGCATTCCCACACTCAAATTGCAGGGCAGAGATTGGCGTCAAATCAGTCAAACGGTTCATCACTGACAACACCACCCCATCTGGTAGCCTAGATACTGACTCCTTCCAGCGTGCAGTCCTTCAATATCGAAACACACCCGACCCGAATACTCAGCTATCCCCTGCACAATGTGTCTTCGGCAGGCCAATCAAGGACTTCATACCTATCTTACCTGGTCGCTACCAACCACACCCTACCTGGCGTGACACCCTCGCGACAAGAGAAGCAGCACTAAGAAACCGCCACATGAAAGCTGCAGAGAGATGGTCTGAGCACACCAAGCGACTCCCACCCCTGGCCGTTGGTAACCATGTCCGCATCCAGAACCAAACAGGCCCCTACCCCACTAAGTGGGATAAGACAGGAGTCGTGGTCGAGGTTCGCCAATTCGACCAGTATGTCATCCGCATCGACGGCTCAGGGAGGATGACTACCCGCAACTGCAAGTTCTTAAGGAAATACCTTCCGGTACGGACCACACCGCCCCACCTAACAATTGATGACGACCTGCGTCATCTTGCTATGCTGCCACACAGACCGCCCAAGCCAATCGCCCCCACCCCAGCACAAGCAAGGATGCCCCCACAACCATCCCCCGCACAGCCACTAACTGGGCCAACCCCGGCAGCAGTGACACCTGACCACCACAGCCCCAGCCCAAAGCCAAATGCACCACAGATACAACTTAGCAACCAAACACCTTCCCCATCTCCTGAGCATCCCTCGACAGCAACTCCACGAACGCACGCGTCCAGCCCCCAAGCAGATCCACTGGCGCCGTCAAGCCCGCCGAAACCCCCAGAACGACCAAAGAAACCTCCCTTAGCCCTGCGTCGGCTACGGGACTTTAACTCCAAAGGACTATTGGAACAGTGA
- the LOC131799266 gene encoding golgin subfamily A member 6-like protein 25, which produces MEWKEEHDLLLYREILVYQPYKFKERTVERGKIWEEISNHLNTCETAKFRVNKRSVREQFKLIKEKFKRKIREEENLLGIDVEPTSELEQALEEICSFEESFPVEEKESKQAKEEENKHKAQEIRKKAMESYGQTKSRIVGDEAPMEPKEKKRRGGNDSIDFLREKSQLELEIRKRELELKEKETARLFEQQREMMQLMQQQQQNMVELLSKLVNK; this is translated from the coding sequence ATGGAATGGAAGGAAGAGCACGATCTCCTTCTCTACCGGGAAATACTCGTCTATCAGCCATacaaattcaaagaaagaacGGTCGAAAGAGGCAAAATTTGGGAAGAAATTTCGAATCACCTCAATACCTGTGAGACCGCCAAATTCCGTGTAAACAAGCGATCTGTAAGAGAGCAATTCAAATTGATCAAGGAAAAGTTTAAGCGTAAAATTCGAGAGGAGGAAAATTTGTTGGGGATTGACGTGGAACCCACTTCAGAGCTCGAACAAGCCCTAGAAGAGATTTGCTCTTTTGAAGAATCTTTCCCGGTTGAAGAGAAAGAATCCAAGCAagccaaagaagaagaaaacaagcacAAAGCACAAGAAATTCGAAAAAAAGCGATGGAGAGCTATGGTCAGACCAAATCAAGAATTGTTGGAGATGAAGCTCCCATGGAACCTaaggagaaaaagagaagagGAGGCAATGATTCCATTGACTTTCTCAGAGAAAAATCTCAGCTAGAGCTTGAAATCAGGAAGAGAGAGTTAGAGCTTAAAGAAAAGGAGACAGCGCGATTGTTTGAGCAGCAAAGGGAGATGATGCAATTGatgcagcagcaacaacaaaacatggTGGAGCTACTGTCGAAACTGGTGAACAAGTGA